CCTTTGAAGAAAACCAGTTGTTTGCCACCCTCGATCCAATGACAAGGAAAGCGATCTTGCCAAGCGGCTTTACGGCTCTATTAACAGATACGGTTGGTTTCATACAGGACTTGCCAACGACTTTGATTGCTGCTTTCCGCTCTACTTTGGAAGAGGTTCGTGAAGCAGATTTGCTCTTGCATGTAGTGGATATGTCCAATGAGGATTACTACTCACATGAACAAACAGTTAATAAACTGCTGGAGGACCTTGAAGTCCACCAAATCCCACAGGTTACCGTTTACAATAAACGCGACATCGCACACCAGGATTTTGTGCCAAACGCAAAAAATGAGACGGCTTTTATTAGTGCGTACAATGAGGAAGACCGCAAGAACTTGCTTGTAAAAATTGAACAGTCAATCATTGGAATGATGGAACCTTTCCATGTACTCGTGCCGTCAGATGAAGGGAAACTCCTGGCACAATTGAAAAATGAAACCATTCTTCGTGAGCTTGCATTTGACGAAGAAAAGCAAGGCTATGTCTGCAAGGGCTATTCTTTAGCTGATCATCAGATTACCGGCCAGCTGAAGCGGTTCTCGATATAATTTGATACTTATACAAGATAGGAGAGCAACATGTTTACACACTTGAAAAATGGGCAAATGCTGCAGCCGCTTGTCAGCGAAATTGAGCAGCAGATTGCTGATATCCACAAAAAAATAGACGGACGGATTGATTCAAATCAGTTCAGGGTATTGCAAAGTTTCCAGAAGCATCGAGTGAGTGATTCTCATTTCATTCCGACGACTGGTTATGGATACGACGATGCGGGCAGGGAGACGCTCGAAAAAATTTATGCCGAGGTGTTTGGTGCTGAAGCTGGGCTGGTTCGCCCTCAAATCATTTCAGGAACTCATGCGATTTCGATTTCGTTATTTGGCATCCTTCGGCCTGGTGATGAGCTGCTATATATCACTGGGAAACCATATGACACTCTGGAAGAGATTGTCGGGATACGGGGAACCGGAAACGGATCATTGAAGGAATTCGGAATCTCCTATGATTCCGTCCATCTAACGGAAACTGGAGAAATCAATTGGGGTGCAGTAGAGAAGGCCATCAAGCCTGAAACGAAAATGATCGGCATCCAGCGTTCGAAAGGGTATGCGACACGACCTTCATTCACTGTGGCGCAAATTGGTGAAATGGTGAAGTTCGTAAAGGAAATCAAATCCGATGTCGTTGTCTTTGTTGATAACTGCTATGGTGAGTTTGTCGAAGAGCTGGAACCATGCCATGTTGGCGCTGATCTGATGGCTGGATCCTTGATTAAAAATCCAGGCGGCGGTATTGCCAAGACAGGCGGATATATTGTTGGCAAGGAAGAGTTTGTCGAGTCATGTTCTTACCGGATGACATCTCCTGGTATCGGTGCCGAAGCCGGTGCTTCACTTTATTCATTACAGGAAATGTACCAGGGGTTTTTCATGGCACCGCATATTGTGGCGCAGGCTTTGAAGGGGGCAGTTTTCACAGCCGCGATGCTGGATCGTTTAGGAATGAATTCAATGCCTGAATGGGACGCGGAAAGAACTGATCTTATCCAGGCAGTCCAATTCGACGACCGTGAAAAGATGGTTGCTTTTTGCCAGGCAATTCAATATGCATCCCCAATCAATTCTCACGTAACCGCACACCCCGCTTACATGCCGGGATATGAAGATGAAGTAATCATGGCTGCTGGTACATTCGTCCAGGGAGCTAGCATTGAATTGACGGCTGATGGACCGATCAGGCCGCCGTATGTTGCATATGTACAAGGAGGCTTAACGTATTCACATGTGAAAATGGCCGTGTGCATAGCTCTCGATTCTTTAATTGAAAAAGGTTTAATACTTTTAAAATAGGTAAATATACAACAGGACGCTTGCTAAATAAGTCCTGTTCTTTTTTTATGAAATTTCATGTTAGATAATCTAACATATATTTGACAGGATTCCTTACATTGAATATAATAAGATTATCTTAAAAGGGAGGAGGAGAAATCATATGGGCGGAAGTGAAATTCGCCGGAATATGCCGCTCTTTAGTATTGGAATTGTCATGCAGCTGACAGATCTAACCGCAAGGCAAATTCGGTACTATGAAGAGCATGAATTGATTTCTCCGGCAAGAACAGAGGGCAATAAACGCCTCTTTTCCTTAAATGATATCGACAAGCTCCTAGAGATCAAAGACTTGATTGACCAGGGAGTCAATATGGCAGGCATCAAGAAGGTTTTCAATGTTCAACAACAGGCAAAACTAAGTGCCGCTGAGAAAAAACAGGCTGAAAAAACGAGAAGAGATCTTTCTGATTCTGAGTTGAGAAAACTGCTCAGGAAAGAGCTTCTCCAGGCAGGTCGTTTCAATAGGTCCACTGACCGCGGCGACATGTCGAGATTTTTCCATTAAGGATTTAAAAACTATTAATTCATTTGTTGAAAATTTTAGGAGGAAATTGGGATGGCAAAAAAGTTCACTAGAGAAGACATTATTCGTTTATCAAAAGAAGAAAATGTAAAATTCATCCGTCTGCAGTTCACAGACATTTTAGGAACAATCAAGAACGTAGAGATTCCAATCAGCCAGCTTGAAAAAGCTCTTGATAACAAAATGATGTTCGACGGATCTTCAATTGAAGGTTTCGTTCGTATCGAAGAATCTGATATGTACCTGATTCCTGACTTGGATACATGGGTGGTCTTCCCTTGGACAGCTGAAAAAGGTAAGGTTGCACGTTTGATTTGTGATATCAATAATGCTGATGGTACACCATTTGCTGGTGACCCGCGCGGTAACCTGAAGCGAATCCTGAAGGAAATGGAAGAGTTGGGCTTCACTAACTTCAATCTTGGGCCAGAACCGGAATTCTTCCTCTTCAAGCTTGATGTAAATGGCGAACCAACACTTGAATTGAATGATAACGGTGGATATTTTGACCTTGCGCCTACTGACCTTGGTGAAAACTGCCGCCGTGATATCGTGCTTGAGCTTGAAGAGATGGGCTTTGAAATTGAAGCATCACACCATGAGGTTGCTCCTGGACAGCACGAAATCGACTTCAAATATGCAGATGCTTTGACAGCTTGTGACCAGATCCAGACTTTCAAGCTAGTTGTTAAAACAATCGCTCGCAAACACGGCCTTCACGCAACATTCATGCCGAAACCATTGTTCGGAGTGAACGGATCCGGAATGCACTGCAATATGTCATTGTTCCGCAACGGCGAGAACTCATTCTTTGATCCTTCTGATAAAAAACTAGAGTTAAGCGAAACTGCTTACCAGTTCATCGCAGGAACACTGAAGCATGCTTCTGGATTTACAGCTGTAACAAACCCAACTGTAAACTCATATAAGCGTCTAGTACCTGGCTATGAAGCACCTTGCTATGTTGCATGGTCTGCCAAAAATCGTTCACCATTGATCCGTATTCCTGCATCTCGCGGAATGAGTACACGAGTTGAGGTCCGCAGTGTTGACCCAGCAGCAAACCCATACCTTGCAATGGCAGTATTGCTTGCAGCAGGTCTTGACGGAATCAAGAACAAAATGACTCCTCCAGCATCAGTAGACCGCAACATCTACGTGATGAACAAGGAAGAGCGCGTAGAAGAAGGAATCGACGATCTGCCGCCAACATTGGCAGCAGCCCTTGACCAGCTGAAAAAGAACGAAGTCATCAGCGCTGCACTCGGCGATCACATCCTAGAACACTTCATCGAAGCGAAAGAAATCGAATGGGATATGTTCAGAACTCAAGTTCACCCATGGGAACGCGAACAATACATGAGCATGTATTAATAGAAAAGAATGGCCTCCTGACTCTGTCAGGTGGTCATTTTTTTGCATAAGAAATGGCAATAATCGGCTGCCAGTAATCATTCTGCTTTTTATGAATCCCATACGAATCACCTCGAAATTAAGACGATATTTCCACAACCACTGCGTAAATTGCTGAAATTACGTTTTTCTCCCAATCCTCTGGTAAAGAAACTGTCGTCAAATATTAAAATTTTCAGAAAAATAATTGACTTTTTCCTATTTACACGTTATCTTTGTTTTAAAATATATAACACTTTTATTGTGTTACGATTATATAACGTTATATAAATAAAATTTTATGTAATACAGGGGGCGAAATCTTGATTTTACATGAAATCGAAACGAGCAGTCGTGAGGTCATTGAAGAAATTCAGCTCCAAAGACTCAAGACAGTAGTTGAGAAAATCGCTAATAGGGTGCCGTTCTACAAGAAGAAATTTGAGGACGCGAATTTTTCTCCTGAAATGCTAAATAGTCTGATAGATTTGGAAGCGCTTCCTTTCACCGAGAAGCAGGATTTGCGTAATCACTATCCTTTTGGGTTGTTCGCAGTTCCGCAAAGTGAATTGGTCAGGGTGCACGCCTCATCTGGAACGAGCGGGAAGCCGACGGTGGTTGGCTATACACAAAATGATATTGATATGTGGGGAGAGATTGTCGCCAGGTCAATTGCACTTGGTGGTGGTGAACCAGGCAATTTCCTTCAAAACGCTTATGGTTATGGACTTTTTACCGGTGGATTGGGCCTGCATTACGGTAGTGAAAAACTGGGAATGGTGACAGTGCCTGTTTCAGGTGGTAATACCCAAAGACAAATCATGTTAATAGAAGATTTTAAACCGCAAGTCATTTGCGGGACACCTTCTTATATCCTGAATATTGCTGAAACGATGGAGGAAATGGGCAAGGACCCGCGCGACACTTCCCTTAAGTACGGTATCTTCGGAGCTGAACCTTGGTCTGAAGAAATGAGAAAAACGCTAGAAGAGAAGCTCGGAATAAAGGCATGCGATATTTATGGACTGAGTGAAGTGATCGGGCCAGGTGTCGCTAATGAATGCCATGAAGCACAGGCAGGACTCCATGTTGCTGAGGATCATTTTTATGTGGAAGTCATTAACCCTGATACTCTGAAACCTGTTCCTGATGGGGAAGAAGGCGAACTGGTTTTTACCAGCCTGACAAAGGAAGCGTTTCCGGTCATCCGCTACCGGACTGGAGACATCGCTTCCATAACGAAGGAAAAATGCAGCTGTGGAAGAACGACAGTAAGGATGTCACGAGTCAAAGGACGTATTGATGACATGCTGATCATCAATGGAGTCAATGTCTTCCCTTCTCAGATTGAACATTGCTTGCTGGCAGTACCTGAACTTGCGCCGCATTACCAAATTCAAATTTTACAGAAGCGAACATTAAAGGTCCTGGAATTGCATGTTGAGATGAATGAGGAGTATTTCACGATGATCGGGGCGGATCCGATTTCTGATTCTGTTTACCAGCTGGAGAAGAGGATACAGTCATTGCTTAGAAGTCAGTGTCTGATCTCGATGGAAGTGCGTGTGCATCGACCAAAAACAATCCCCCGTTCTGAGGGAAAGGCAGTCCGGATTGTTGATAAAACGAAAGAACCGATTGGAACTTAAAACTTAAGGAGGAAAGCAGCATGGAAAACACAATTTCATTCGATCAGCTGACTGAAGAGGCGAAATATGAGCACTTCATGAAGCGGATCGAAGCTGGCGATAAGATTGAAGCAGAAGATTGGATGCCGGATGACTATCGAATGACACTGATCAAGCTGATATCCATGCACGGCATCAGTGAGATAATGGGCGCGCTCCCTGAAAAGGAATGGGTGCCGAAAGCCCCTTCCTTGAAAAGAAAGCTTGGGATCATGGCCAAGGTGCAGGATGAAATGGGCCACGGCCAACTTTTGTTAAGGGTAGCCGAGGATTTGATGAAACCGCTCGGGAAATCACGCGAGAACATCATTCATGATTTGCTTTCCGGCGACTTGAAATTCCACAATGTCTTCCACATGGAAGCTAAAACGTGGGGAGATGCGGGGTTGATTGGCTGGCTTGTCGATGGCGCCGCCATCATCTCCCAAACGAATATGCTTGATGCTTCCTACGGTCCGTATGCAAGAGCGCTGAAGCGAATTTGTGCCGAGGAGGTTTTCCACGCCCAGCATGGTGAGGCGATCATCATGGCGCTTGCCGAAGGAACCGATGAACAAAAAGCGATGATCCAGGATTCAATCGACAGATGGTGGGAAGCGCTTCTCATGTTCTTCGGACCGGCGGATGCGTCTACTACAGGAACTTCCAAACAGGATACAACCATTAAATACAGGATCAGAACGAAAACGAATGAGGAGCTCCGCCAGGACTTTTTTACAAAATATATTCCAAGAGTCCTGTCACTTGGCTTGAAGCTGCCAGATGAGACGATGCATTTTGACCAGGAGTCAGGCATGTGGCAATACAAGCAGCCAGATTGGAGCAAGTTCAAACAAATCATCAAGAATAATGGTCCGAAATCAAAGGATCGTTTAAGGCTGAGGGAAATCTCCTACAGTAATAACAAGTGGGTCATCGACGCATTAAGCGGTAAAGCTTAAAACAACTAGAAAACGTTATAGTAACAGTCCAGGAATATCACCGGAAAGGAGAGAGGATCATGTCTGGGAGTGGATTTTACCAGGAATTCGAAGTCTTCAGCAAGAGGACGGCAACTTCCCCGATGCAGTACCAGTTCTCATTGCTGGCACCGAACCATGAGCTGGCCCTTGTGATGGCCCAGGAAAATTTCATGAGACGGGAGCCAGTTGCCGATATTTGGGTCGTCAAGCGCGATGATGTCAGAAAGATGTCGCTTGAAGAGAGGCAAACATTGCAGAGGCTTGATAATAAGGATTACAGGAATACGAAAGGCTACGGCTATTTGAAAAAGAAATGGCGCCATTACGAGCAGGAAATGCTTGATGAAAAAGAGATCTTGTCATGGGGAGGGAAGCAGGAGAAATGAAATATGAACTAGAAGATGCGTTGAAAAATGAAGCCCTTCGTGACGCTGCAGTTGAGCTCCTGTTCCAGCTCGCAGATGATGATTTCATGATTGCCTACCGAGGTTCAGAATGGCTTGGGCTTGCCCCTCATATTGAAGAAGACGTCGCTTTTTCCTCAATCAGCCAGGATACAATGGGCCACGCGGCGATGTTCTATCAGCTTCTAAGCGACCTGGGAGCTGGGGATGCAGATCAGCTTGCCCATGCAAGGCCATCAGAAGAACGAAAGAATGCGATTTTACTAGAAAAAGTGAACGGACCGGGTACGTATTTGACTGAACCGCATTATGACTGGGCATTGGCGGTAGTAAGGAACTATTTTTACGCCCAGGCCAAGAAAGTGAAGATTGAATCACTGAAGAATTCATCCTACCAGCCATTGGCGGAGGCAGCAGTCAAAGTCAATATGGAACTTTACTACCATCTATTGCACTGGAAGACATGGTTCTCCCAGCTAGTGAGTGCCGGTGGAGAGGCAAGGCCGAGGATGGAAGAAGCGATAGCAAAAGTGTTTGATGAACTAGAAGGACTGTTCTCCATGGGTGATCAGGCCGAAGAGTTCACAAAACACCATTTGATAGATTCAGAGGAAGATTTAAGGACGAGATGGATTCAAATGATGTCACCTGTTTTTGAAAGCCTGGGTCTCAAGATGCCGGATCAATTCGGAATGAAAAGCGGAAATGGGCGAAATGGCGAGCATACAGCTGATTTGCAGGCTGCTTTGGATACTTTGGGCGAGGTCTATAGCTTCGATCCGGCAGCGAGCTGGTGATGCTTGATGCTAAGAGATAAAGTCATTGAAGCCTTGCAAGCTGTCAAAGACCCTGAAATCGACAGTGTATCGATTGTCGAGCTCGGCATGCTTGAGGAGCTGGAAATCCAAACAGACAAAGTCTTGATAAAGCTATTGCCGACCTTCATGGGCTGTCCGGCACTTGATATTATTAAAAACAATGTGATCAATACGGTATCGAGCGTTGAAGGAGTGGAAAACGTCGAAGTGAAATTCATTTTCCATCCTCCTTGGACTTCAGACCGGGTGACTGAGCTAGGCAGGGAAAAGCTAAAGGAATTTGGCATCGCACCGCCGCCAAGGCATATTGAGGAAACGGGCGAGTGGCAAGCTGATTGCCCTTACTGTGGATCCACCTATACGACAATGGAAAACCTTTTTGGCCCGACTGCCTGCCGCAGCATCCTATACTGCAAATCATGCAAAAACCCATTCGAAGCAATGAAACCTGTATCAACTTTGATGTGACGCCAAAGTCGAAAAAAGAAACTCTGGTGCCATATCAATTGATTAATAGCTTCAAGAAGCAAAGCATATATTCTATTTGGTCTATAAAAATTTGAAAAGAAAAGGGAGAGATTTTTAATGGTAAAACTAATCGCGATTTATAAGCATCCACAGGATAAAGAGGCATTTGACAAGCACTATTTTGAAACACACGCTCCACTGACTGCAAAAATCCCAGGACTTCGCAAAATGGAAGTGACTCGCATCGTCGGCAGCCCAATGGGTGGAGAGGGCAAATACTATTTAATGTGTGAAATGTACTATGACGACCATGAAGCATTAAAAGCTGGGATGAAATCTGCTGAAGGCAAAGCTTCTGGAAAGGATGTTATGAGTTTTGCGGGTGATCTGGTCACGATGATGATCGGTGAAGAAGTGAATGAATAAAAACTTTGAAATGATCGAAACGACTGTAAAAGGACAAATCGGATTAATCGAGCTGAACCGCCCGAAAGTCTTGAATGCCCTGAACAGGCAAATGGTTTCTGAAGTTCTTTCTGCTATGGAAGCATACGACAATGATCCCGCGGTGAAGGTCATTGTCCTCGCCGGAAAAGGAAGGGCATTCGCTGCAGGCGCAGATATCGATGAAATGATGGACGCGAATGCCATCAGCATGGAAACGTTGAATCAGTTCACCGACTGGGACCGGCTTGCCTGGATCAAGAAACCGGTCATCGGGGCTGTGCACGGGTTCGCGCTTGGAGGTGCTTTTGAATTGGCACTATGCTGCGATATGCTGTTCGCTGCTGAGACTGCAGAGTTTGGGTTTCCAGAAGTCAACCTTGGCGTGATGCCGGGAGCAGGCGGTACCCAGAGACTGACAAAGCTCGTCGGGAAAACGAAGGCAATGGAATGGATTCTTAGCGGCAAGCGTATTACCGCAAAGGAAGCCTTGCATTATGGAATCATCAATTCAACTTTTGCAGAGGAAGTATTGATGGAAGAAACCCTGAAGTTTGCGCATACAATCGCAAAACAGGCGCCAATTGCCGTCAGGCTGATCAAGGAGTCTGTACTTAAAGCGGTCGATTACCCTTTATATGAAGGCATGCAATATGAGCGCAAGAACTTCTATATGCTTTTTGCGACAGAAGATCAGAAGGAAGGCATGAGGGCTTTCAAAGAAAAACGAAAGCCAGATTTTAAAGGGAAATAAGGGGGTACATATCTGTGTTTGAAACCGTTTTATATGAAGTGCGGAATCAGGTAGCCTACATCACCCTGAACCGTCCTGATAAATTGAATGCCTTCACTCAGCAGTTGAACAAGGAAATCCAGAGTGCAATCAAGTCTGCATCCCGCGATAAAGAAGTAAGAGCACTGGTGATCACAGGTGCAGGCAGAGCTTTTTGCTCCGGGGAGGACCTGGCTGGTGTATCCGATGAGATGGACCACGGTGAGGTGCTTCGCAAACGCTATAATCCAATGCTGATGGAGCTAAACCGTTGTGAAAAGCCTGTGATAGCAGCTGTCAATGGTGTGGCGGCAGGAGCCGGGATGAGCCTTGCGCTCGCCTGTGATTTCCGGATTGCTTCTGAAAAAGCTAGTTTTGTAGAAGCGTTTATCCATGTCGGCCTTGTGCCTGATGCCGGCAATCTGTATTATCTTCCACGGCTTATCGGCCATGCAAAAGCGATGGAGCTTGCTGTATTTGGGGAGAAAATACCGGCAGATAAGGCAAAGGATCTTGGTCTTGTTACGGAAGTCTATTCATTGGACAACTGGAACGACCATGTCGCTTCATTTGCAGAAAGACTGGCCAATATGCCAACGAAGGCAATCGGCCTGATCAAGAGGAACTTGAAGGCGAGCTGGGATTCAAGTATTGAGGAATTTCTGGAAAGAGATGCCCAGAGCCAGAGAATTGCAGGGCAATCTGCCGACCATAAGGAAGGCGTCCAGGCATTCATGGAAAAAAGAAAACCCGTATTCAAAGGTGAATAAGGAAAGTATTCAATCTACTTAAAGGAGATGTTAAGCGTGACAACAGTAAAAGAGCAAAAATTCGAAGCAATGGCAGTAAAACGCGAGACATATCAATTGATCATCAATGGAGTTCGCCAGGACAGCGTAAATGGTGAAACGTACAAAGTCTACAATCCAGCGACAGGCGCGGAAGTTGCAACTGTGGCCAAGGCATCAAAGGAAGATGCAGAACTTGCAGTCCAGGCGGCGAGAAATGCGTTCGACTTCGGAAAGTGGCGTCATTTCCCTGTGAACAAGCGCTCTCGCACACTGAATAAAATCGCTTCAATTATGCGGTCCAGGTTCAATGAGCTAGTAGAGTTGGAGATTCTTGATACAGGTAAATCACTCGCTGCAGCGCAGGGACAAGTAATGCAGGCGATTGAGGACTTTGAATTTTACGCAGGTGCCATCGTCAGCCACCGCGGTGCAGTAAACAGCATGCCTGGTGCATTCCAGAATATCACCGAAAAAGAACCTGTCGGCGTTTGTGCCCAAATCATTCCTTGGAACTATCCAATGATGATGGCAGCGTGGAAAATCGCCCCAGCGATCGCAGTTGGCTGCTCCGTTGTAGTTAAACCAGCTTCATTAACACCGCTGACTGCCATTGTCCTTGGTGAGATTTGTATTGAAGCAGGCGTTCCGGAAGGCGTAGTGAATGTCATTCCTGGTTCAGGTTCTGTTGTGGGCAACTATCTAGTTGAACATGAAAAAGTCGACAAAGTTGCGTTCACAGGATCCACGCCTATCGGTAAGGATATCATGGCGAGAGCTTCCCAAACGTTAAAGCGCGTGACCCTTGAACTTGGCGGAAAGTCACCGAGCATCGTTTTTGAAGATGCGGATGTGGATGCTGCCGTAGCAGGTTCTCTTTTCGGGATCTTCTACAATACAGGACAATCATGTGAAGCGCGTTCTCGTTTGTATGTACATGAGGATGTATACGATGAGTTCATGGAGAAATTCGTCGCAAAAACAAAGCAGCTTAAGCTTGGCAATCCATTTGATAAAGAAACGCATGTTGGTGCTGTCATCAGCCAGGAGCAAATGAATGTAATCGACGGCTATGTGAAATCCGCGGTCGAAGATGGAGCACAAGTTCTGACAGGCGGTAAGGCTGCGAGTCTTGAAGGCTATGAAAATGGCTACTGGTATGAGCCTACCATCATCGCTGAAACAGATCACAGCATGAAAGCTGTGAACGAAGAAATCTTCGGGCCAGTTGTCGTGGTCATGAAATTCAAGGATGAAAAGGAAGCAGTCAAACTGGCAAATGACAGTGAATATGGACTTGGATCTGCGATCTGGACAAAGGACTACGGCCGTGCAACAAGGGTATCAAAGCAAATCCAGGCAGGTATCGTCATGGTAAACTGCCCGTTCTCCGCTTTCCCTGGCACACCGTTCGGCGGCTACAAACAATCCGGGTTCGGCCGCGAACTTTGCATCGAAACACTGGACTTATATACAGAAACAAAGAGTATCGTCTCTTACTACGGCAGCCGCCCGCTAAATCCGTTTAACGTCTAATCACGAGGCGAGCACTCTATGATCCGGGTGCTCGCCTTTCAATTTTTATGATCAGGAGGAGTATATAATGAAGAAACTCGTCGTAATCGGTTCTGGCGTTATGGGCAGAGGCATCGCATACGTCAGCTGCATAGGCGGATTCGAGACCGTACTGATTGATGTGGAAGAAAAACAGCTTCTTAACGCCGAACAAGAAATCAACAGCATATTTGAAAAAGGGATTGCTCGAGGTAAAGTAACGATAGACGATGCAGAAACTGCCAAGGCAAGGTTAAAATATTCAAACTTCCTTGCCGAGAACGTGAGGGATGCGGATTTGATTATCGAGGCAGTACCTGAAAAGATCGATATCAAGAAAACGATCTTTGAAGTGATTGACCAGCACGCGCCAGAACATTGCTTGTTTGCGTCTAATACTTCGACTATGAGCCCGACAGAAATTGCTTCTTTTACGAAGCGACCTGAAAAGGTCATTGCGATGCATTTCTTTAACCCGGTGCATAAAATGCCGCTTGTTGAGATTATTCGTGGTCTTGAAACGAGCGATGAAACAGCAGAAGCAATCCAGAATGCTGCAATCCAAATGGGCAAGGAAACTGTCATCATCAATGAATTTCCTGGCTTTGTCACAAGCCGGATCAGCGCGCTTGTTGGCAATGAGGCATTTTACATGCTACAAGAAGGATTGGGCTCTCCAGAAGATATCGACAAAGCCATCAAGCTAGGGTTGAATTACCCGATGGGCCCGTTCGAATTGGGTGATCTGGTAGGTCTTGATACTCGTCTGAACAATTTGAAATACCTGCATGAGAAGCTCGGTGAAAAATACCGCCCGGCTCCATTGCTAGAGCAATATGTAAAAGCAGGCCGCCTTGGCAGGAAGACCGGGCGCGGTGTGTACGATTATAGAGAGTCAGTTACCACGAAATAAGGGGGATGGCAATGAGAGAAGTTGTAATTGTCGATGCAGTCAGGACACCTATTGGAAGATACAACGGCAGCCTCCGTCAAATCCGTCCGGATGATTTAGGGGCAATTGTCATCAAAGCATTGGTCGAACGCAATCCTGGCGTGCCTGCAGCTGAAATTGAAGAAGTAGTTCTGGGCAATGCGAACCAGGCAGGCGAAGATAACCGGAATGTCGCAAGAATGTCCGGACTTTTGGCGGGACTGCCTGTAGAGGTTGCTGGGACCACCATCAACCGATTATGCGGGTCCGGCCTGGATGCAGTCAACTATGCGGCCAGAGCAATTTTAGCAGGAGAAGGTGACATCTTCATTGCCGGCGGGACGGAAAGCATGACAAGGGCGCCATTCGTGATGGCGAAGCCGGAAAAGGATTTTCCACGTGGCAATATGGAGATGTTCGACACGACCATTGGCTGGCGTTTCGTCAATAGCAAACTGAAGGAAATGTATGGAACAGACAGCATGCCAGAGACAGCAGAGAATGTCGCGAAAAAGTATGGCATCTCAAGGGAAGCACAGGACGAATTTGCTGCAGAAAGCCAGCTGCGTGCACAAAATGCGATTGAAGCCGGGCGATTTGAAAACGAAATCGTTCCAGTTGTTTATGAAGATAAAAAGGGAAACAAGACGGTAATTGACCGTGACGAACATCCACGGCCCGGAACGAAGGTTGAAAAACTGGCAAAGTTGAAGCCTTTATTCATGGATGGGACGGTCACTGCGGGCAATGCATCTGGTGTGAATGACGGTGCATCGGCTTTGTTATTGATGAGTCGTGAGAAAGCAGAAGAACTTGGATTGAAGCCGCTGGCTAAATATATTGTGTCAGCGACAGCTGGGTTGGAGCCTTCGATCATGGGGATGGGTCCTGTTTATGCGGTCCAAAAGGCTTTGAAGCGGGCCAATTTAACCGTAAGGGATATGGACCTGATTGAATTGAATGAGGCGTTCGCTGCCCAGTCCCTAGGATGCATCCAGGAGCTGGAACTTGACCAATCCAAGGTAAATGTAAATGGAGGAGCAATAGCATTCGGCCATCC
This portion of the Mesobacillus sp. S13 genome encodes:
- a CDS encoding aminotransferase class I/II-fold pyridoxal phosphate-dependent enzyme — translated: MFTHLKNGQMLQPLVSEIEQQIADIHKKIDGRIDSNQFRVLQSFQKHRVSDSHFIPTTGYGYDDAGRETLEKIYAEVFGAEAGLVRPQIISGTHAISISLFGILRPGDELLYITGKPYDTLEEIVGIRGTGNGSLKEFGISYDSVHLTETGEINWGAVEKAIKPETKMIGIQRSKGYATRPSFTVAQIGEMVKFVKEIKSDVVVFVDNCYGEFVEELEPCHVGADLMAGSLIKNPGGGIAKTGGYIVGKEEFVESCSYRMTSPGIGAEAGASLYSLQEMYQGFFMAPHIVAQALKGAVFTAAMLDRLGMNSMPEWDAERTDLIQAVQFDDREKMVAFCQAIQYASPINSHVTAHPAYMPGYEDEVIMAAGTFVQGASIELTADGPIRPPYVAYVQGGLTYSHVKMAVCIALDSLIEKGLILLK
- a CDS encoding MerR family transcriptional regulator, coding for MGGSEIRRNMPLFSIGIVMQLTDLTARQIRYYEEHELISPARTEGNKRLFSLNDIDKLLEIKDLIDQGVNMAGIKKVFNVQQQAKLSAAEKKQAEKTRRDLSDSELRKLLRKELLQAGRFNRSTDRGDMSRFFH
- the glnA gene encoding type I glutamate--ammonia ligase codes for the protein MAKKFTREDIIRLSKEENVKFIRLQFTDILGTIKNVEIPISQLEKALDNKMMFDGSSIEGFVRIEESDMYLIPDLDTWVVFPWTAEKGKVARLICDINNADGTPFAGDPRGNLKRILKEMEELGFTNFNLGPEPEFFLFKLDVNGEPTLELNDNGGYFDLAPTDLGENCRRDIVLELEEMGFEIEASHHEVAPGQHEIDFKYADALTACDQIQTFKLVVKTIARKHGLHATFMPKPLFGVNGSGMHCNMSLFRNGENSFFDPSDKKLELSETAYQFIAGTLKHASGFTAVTNPTVNSYKRLVPGYEAPCYVAWSAKNRSPLIRIPASRGMSTRVEVRSVDPAANPYLAMAVLLAAGLDGIKNKMTPPASVDRNIYVMNKEERVEEGIDDLPPTLAAALDQLKKNEVISAALGDHILEHFIEAKEIEWDMFRTQVHPWEREQYMSMY
- a CDS encoding phenylacetate--CoA ligase family protein, with product MILHEIETSSREVIEEIQLQRLKTVVEKIANRVPFYKKKFEDANFSPEMLNSLIDLEALPFTEKQDLRNHYPFGLFAVPQSELVRVHASSGTSGKPTVVGYTQNDIDMWGEIVARSIALGGGEPGNFLQNAYGYGLFTGGLGLHYGSEKLGMVTVPVSGGNTQRQIMLIEDFKPQVICGTPSYILNIAETMEEMGKDPRDTSLKYGIFGAEPWSEEMRKTLEEKLGIKACDIYGLSEVIGPGVANECHEAQAGLHVAEDHFYVEVINPDTLKPVPDGEEGELVFTSLTKEAFPVIRYRTGDIASITKEKCSCGRTTVRMSRVKGRIDDMLIINGVNVFPSQIEHCLLAVPELAPHYQIQILQKRTLKVLELHVEMNEEYFTMIGADPISDSVYQLEKRIQSLLRSQCLISMEVRVHRPKTIPRSEGKAVRIVDKTKEPIGT
- the paaA gene encoding 1,2-phenylacetyl-CoA epoxidase subunit PaaA, which encodes MENTISFDQLTEEAKYEHFMKRIEAGDKIEAEDWMPDDYRMTLIKLISMHGISEIMGALPEKEWVPKAPSLKRKLGIMAKVQDEMGHGQLLLRVAEDLMKPLGKSRENIIHDLLSGDLKFHNVFHMEAKTWGDAGLIGWLVDGAAIISQTNMLDASYGPYARALKRICAEEVFHAQHGEAIIMALAEGTDEQKAMIQDSIDRWWEALLMFFGPADASTTGTSKQDTTIKYRIRTKTNEELRQDFFTKYIPRVLSLGLKLPDETMHFDQESGMWQYKQPDWSKFKQIIKNNGPKSKDRLRLREISYSNNKWVIDALSGKA
- the paaB gene encoding 1,2-phenylacetyl-CoA epoxidase subunit PaaB, giving the protein MSGSGFYQEFEVFSKRTATSPMQYQFSLLAPNHELALVMAQENFMRREPVADIWVVKRDDVRKMSLEERQTLQRLDNKDYRNTKGYGYLKKKWRHYEQEMLDEKEILSWGGKQEK